In the Mastacembelus armatus chromosome 2, fMasArm1.2, whole genome shotgun sequence genome, one interval contains:
- the LOC113127596 gene encoding gamma-crystallin M2-like, whose amino-acid sequence MEHTAKVECRLYCGGLTEFCLQIFFYEDKNFQGRYFECSSDCPELSSHFSRCNSIRVEGGAWVIYERPQYMGYQYVLMRAEYPNYQRWNGFSDTIRSCRLIRHVSTRHRIRIYEHPDFGGQMIEFGEDLPNLLERWRYRDIHSAHVQDGTWVFYEHPNYRGRQYLLEKGEYKRHSEWGALHPSVGSIRRVIDF is encoded by the exons ATGGAGCACACAGCGAAG GTGGAGTGTAGGTTGTACTGCGGTGGTCTAACAGAGTTCTGCTTGCAGATCTTCTTCTATGAGGACAAGAACTTCCAGGGTCGTTACTTTGAATGCAGCAGCGACTGTCCTGAGCTCAGCTCCCATTTCAGCCGCTGTAACTCCATCCGGGTGGAGGGTGGGGCCTGGGTTATCTATGAGAGACCACAGTACATGGGCTACCAGTACGTCCTCATGAGAGCGGAGTACCCCAACTACCAGAGGTGGAACGGCTTCAGTGACACCATCCGCTCCTGTCGCCTCATCAGACAT GTTTCCACCAGGCACAGGATCCGCATCTATGAACATCCAGACTTCGGTGGGCAGATGATTGAGTTTGGTGAGGACCTGCCCAACCTGCTGGAAAGATGGCGCTATCGTGACATCCATTCTGCTCACGTCCAGGATGGTACCTGGGTCTTTTATGAGCATCCAAATTACAGGGGGCGTCAGTACCTGCTGGAAAAGGGTGAATATAAACGGCATTCAGAGTGGGGGGCCCTTCATCCATCTGTAGGCTCTATTAGACGTGTCATCGACTTTTAG
- the LOC113127597 gene encoding gamma-crystallin B-like: protein MFDSHHQTGTKITFFEEKKFQGRCYNCSSDCADLHAYFNRCSSIRVESGVWVIYERPNYKGFQYILSPGEYGDNQQWMAFSDSVKSCRAIKNVFGSTWKLRLYERPDFGGQMVECTDDCPSVYDTYKLRELYSCVVTDGAWVLYDLPNYRGHQYLLERGEYRQHSDWGASSPGVGSFRRITEF from the exons ATGTTTGATAGTCATCATCAGACTGGAACAAAG ATCACATTTTTTGAGGAGAAAAAATTCCAGGGCCGCTGCTACAACTGCAGCAGTGACTGTGCCGACCTGCATGCATACTTCAACCGCTGCAGCTCCATCCGGGTGGAGAGCGGTGTGTGGGTGATCTATGAGAGACCAAACTACAAGGGTTTCCAGTACATCCTCAGCCCTGGAGAATATGGTGACAACCAGCAGTGGATGGCCTTCAGCGACAGCGTCAAATCCTGCCGGGCCATAAAGAAT gtttTCGGGAGCACATGGAAGCTGAGGCTGTATGAGAGGCCAGACTTCGGGGGGCAGATGGTTGAGTGCACTGACGACTGTCCTTCAGTGTACGACACCTACAAGCTGCGTGAGCTTTACTCCTGTGTGGTGACTGATGGTGCCTGGGTCTTATACGACCTACCTAACTACAGGGGACACCAGTACCTCCTAGAGCGAGGCGAGTACCGGCAGCACAGTGACTGGGGGGCATCCTCGCCTGGTGTTGGTTCCTTCCGCAGGATCACAGAGTTTTAA
- the LOC113127142 gene encoding gamma-crystallin M3-like, with amino-acid sequence MTMGRIIFYEDRNFQGRSYETSSDCPELTSYLSRCNSCRVESGLFMVYEKPNFMGHQMLVRRGEYPDNQRLMGMSISDCIRSCRMIPMHRGPFRMRIYERENFGGQMHELMDDCDNMMDRLRMSDCQSCNVMDGHWLMFEQPNYRGRMLYLRPGEYRNLRDLGMSNMTRFSSIRRITDSC; translated from the exons ATGACCATGGGGAGG ATCATATTCTATGAGGACCGGAACTTCCAGGGTCGTTCCTATGAGACCAGCAGCGACTGCCCTGAACTCACCTCTTACCTGAGCAGGTGCAACTCCTGCAGGGTGGAGAGCGGCCTCTTCATGGTCTACGAGAAGCCCAACTTCATGGGCCATCAAATGCTGGTGAGGAGGGGCGAGTATCCAGACAACCAGCGCCTGATGGGAATGAGTATTAGTGACTGCATCAGATCCTGTCGTATGATCCCCATG CACAGGGGACCATTCAGAATGAGGATCTATGAAAGGGAGAACTTTGGAGGCCAGATGCACGAGCTGATGGACGATTGCGACAACATGATGGATCGTTTACGCATGTCTGACTGCCAGTCTTGCAACGTGATGGATGGCCACTGGCTGATGTTTGAGCAGCCCAACTACAGAGGCAGGATGCTGTACCTAAGACCAGGAGAATACAGGAACCTCAGAGATTTGGGAATGAGCAACATGACAAGGTTCAGCTCCATCAGGCGCATCACGGACTCATGTTAA
- the LOC113127140 gene encoding gamma-crystallin M3-like codes for MGRIIFYEDRNFQGRSYECSSDCSDIHMHLNRCNSCRVESGCFVVYDHPNFMGNQVFLRRGEYSDFQRMGSMSMMGMAAMDTIRSCRMIPMHRGQFRLRIYERENFGGQMHELMDDCESLQDRYYMSDCQSCNVMDGHWLMFEQPNYRGRMMYVRPGEYRNLRDMGISNIMRISSIRRIMEMC; via the exons ATGGGCAGg ATTATTTTCTATGAGGACAGGAACTTCCAGGGACGCTCCTATGAGTGCAGCAGTGACTGCTCTGACATCCACATGCACCTGAACCGCTGCAACTCCTGCAGGGTGGAGAGCGGGTGCTTCGTGGTGTACGACCACCCCAACTTCATGGGTAATCAGGTCTTCTTGAGGAGAGGGGAGTACTCTGATTTCCAGCGCATGGGGAGCATGAGCATGATGGGTATGGCAGCGATGGACACCATTCGCTCCTGTCGCATGATCCCCATG CACCGCGGACAGTTCAGGTTGAGGATCTATGAAAGGGAGAACTTCGGTGGCCAGATGCACGAGCTGATGGATGATTGCGAGTCCCTCCAGGATCGTTACTACATGTCTGACTGCCAGTCCTGTAACGTAATGGATGGCCACTGGCTGATGTTCGAACAGCCCAACTACAGAGGGCGCATGATGTATGTGAGGCCAGGAGAGTACAGGAACCTGCGAGACATGGGAATAAGCAACATAATGAGAATCAGCTCCATCAGACGCATCATGGAGATGTGCTGA
- the LOC113127143 gene encoding gamma-crystallin M2-like, which yields MGKIIFYEDRNFQGRHHECMSDCADLHPYFNRCNSIRVESGCFMVYERPHYLGHQYFLRRGEYSDNQRMIGINDCVRSCRMIPMHRGSFKIRLYERTDMTGQMQELSDDCPNVQDRLRMSDINSCNVVDGHWLLYDQPNYRGRIYYLRPGEYRRYSDWGGASPRIGSLRRITDFN from the exons ATCATTTTCTATGAGGACAGAAATTTCCAGGGTCGGCACCATGAGTGCATGAGTGACTGTGCGGACCTGCACCCCTATTTCAACCGCTGCAACTCCATCCGGGTGGAGAGTGGCTGCTTCATGGTGTATGAGAGACCTCACTACCTGGGCCACCAGTACTTCCTCCGCAGGGGGGAGTACTCTGACAACCAGCGTATGATTGGTATCAATGACTGTGTCCGTTCCTGCCGCATGATTCCCATG cacCGTGGTTCCTTCAAAATAAGGTTGTATGAGCGTACAGACATGACTGGCCAAATGCAGGAGTTGAGTGACGATTGCCCAAATGTCCAGGACCGCCTCCGTATGTCTGACATTAACTCATGCAATGTGGTTGATGGCCACTGGCTGCTGTACGACCAGCCCAACTACAGGGGAAGAATCTACTACCTGAGACCTGGGGAATACCGCAGATACAGTGACTGGGGTGGTGCCAGTCCAAGGATCGGCTCACTCAGGCGAATCACTGACTTCAACTAG